The Acidobacteriota bacterium genome has a segment encoding these proteins:
- the dnaA gene encoding chromosomal replication initiator protein DnaA gives MEPKENQNPWNQILRAVETKVDPNSFETWFDPTTFIGREQDCLYVKVPNAYFRDWLSFHYSNVIAEACRDLFGQALDIRYIHEDTPTAFMRRSPDERKTKQGQTVNPNLNPNYTFENFVVGSCNQFAHAAATAVSKNPAKSYNPLYIYGGAGLGKTHLMNAIGHYALQQNPQAKILYVTTEKFMNDLVNHLQYSKVLEFREKYRTVDLLLMDDIHYLAGRERTKEEFFHTFNHLYDSQKQIVISSDCPPKEIPHLEERFRSRFEWGLIADLKPPDIETRIAILKKKAEGEAVTLPETVALYIADKVQTNIRELEGYMRRVIAFASLKGERIDLDLTKEALKGLLDSSAGIVTVEKIQKLVCHEYKIKPSQLKAKNNSPKIALPRQIAMYLAKEMTNSSLPEIGKKFGGKHHTTVIHSIRKIEKLRNDDPEFNKHINTLMTLAQ, from the coding sequence ATGGAACCTAAAGAAAATCAAAATCCTTGGAATCAGATCCTGCGGGCGGTCGAAACCAAGGTCGATCCGAACTCCTTCGAGACTTGGTTCGACCCCACGACCTTCATCGGCCGGGAGCAGGACTGTCTCTACGTCAAGGTCCCGAACGCCTACTTCCGGGACTGGCTGTCCTTTCATTATTCGAACGTCATCGCCGAGGCCTGCCGCGACCTCTTCGGCCAGGCCCTCGACATCCGCTACATCCACGAGGACACGCCGACCGCGTTCATGCGCCGGTCGCCGGACGAGCGGAAGACCAAGCAGGGGCAGACCGTCAACCCGAACCTGAATCCCAATTACACCTTCGAGAACTTCGTCGTCGGCAGCTGCAACCAGTTCGCCCACGCCGCGGCCACGGCCGTGTCCAAGAACCCGGCCAAGTCCTACAACCCCCTCTACATCTACGGCGGGGCCGGCCTGGGCAAGACCCACCTGATGAACGCCATAGGCCACTACGCGCTGCAGCAGAACCCCCAGGCCAAGATCCTCTACGTCACGACCGAGAAGTTCATGAACGACCTGGTCAACCATCTCCAGTACAGCAAGGTCCTGGAATTCCGCGAGAAATACCGGACCGTGGACCTGCTGCTGATGGACGATATCCACTATCTGGCCGGCCGGGAGCGGACGAAAGAGGAATTTTTCCACACTTTCAACCATCTTTATGACAGCCAGAAACAGATCGTCATCTCCAGCGATTGTCCCCCGAAAGAGATCCCCCACCTCGAGGAGCGCTTCCGCTCCCGGTTCGAATGGGGCCTGATCGCCGACCTCAAGCCCCCGGACATCGAGACCCGCATCGCCATCCTCAAGAAAAAGGCCGAGGGCGAGGCCGTCACCCTGCCCGAGACAGTCGCCCTTTATATCGCCGACAAGGTCCAGACGAACATCCGCGAGCTCGAGGGCTACATGCGCCGGGTCATCGCCTTCGCCTCGCTCAAGGGCGAACGCATCGACCTCGACCTGACCAAGGAAGCCCTGAAGGGCCTCCTGGATTCCTCGGCCGGCATAGTCACTGTGGAAAAGATCCAGAAGCTGGTCTGCCACGAATACAAGATCAAGCCCTCCCAGCTCAAGGCCAAGAACAACTCGCCGAAGATCGCCCTGCCCCGCCAGATAGCCATGTATCTGGCCAAGGAGATGACCAACTCGTCGCTGCCGGAGATCGGCAAGAAATTCGGTGGAAAACATCACACCACGGTCATCCACAGCATCCGCAAGATCGAGAAGCTGCGCAACGACGATCCCGAATTCAACAAACACATCAACACCCTGATGACCCTGGCCCAATGA